One window of Bacillota bacterium genomic DNA carries:
- a CDS encoding iron ABC transporter permease, with protein MKRLKVDGWTLVTLVCFAFFAFFFLYPASRVFVNSIYDFETQSFTLEKFRYLLSTPYYTNTIINSAKVTASVTILSVLAGTTLAYISRTVKIRYKSFMDIAIIISVLSPPFIGAYAWIVLLGRAGVITKLLNSLFDVQLGGIYGFYGIMLVFSLKMIPLVYLYVSGALKNMDNSLNEAAESLGSVGLTKIRQIVLPLILPTMLATGLLVFMRVLADFGTPMLIGEGYRTLPVLIYNSFLGEVGRDEAFAAALSVTIVIFTTVVFLLQQYIANRKTIEMSAMRPMEPRKVTGWRNIASHAYAYTCVFLAILPLFVVFINSFRNTRGTIFVEGFSLNSYQRAFSAMGNAIQNTFVFSSIAIVLIVIIGVVIAYTAVRRKSMLTNVLDTITMFPYIIPGSVLGISLLLAFNNRPFLLSGTSLIIIVAYVIRRLPYTIRSSSAILKQINLSVEEASLSLGANQFKTFFGVTLPIMFPGVLAGALMSWITIISELSASILLYVGGTRTMTIAIYTEVIRGNFGVASALSTILITFTIIILLLFFKLTGKREINL; from the coding sequence GTGAAACGGCTTAAAGTTGATGGCTGGACTCTGGTTACTCTGGTCTGTTTTGCTTTCTTCGCTTTTTTCTTTCTGTATCCGGCCTCCCGGGTGTTTGTCAACAGCATCTATGACTTTGAGACTCAATCTTTTACCCTGGAAAAATTTAGATACTTGCTATCTACACCCTATTACACCAATACGATTATCAATAGCGCCAAGGTAACTGCATCGGTAACAATTCTGTCTGTTCTTGCCGGTACAACCCTAGCCTATATCTCCCGGACTGTAAAGATCCGTTATAAGAGCTTCATGGATATCGCGATTATCATTTCAGTACTCTCACCACCGTTTATCGGCGCTTATGCCTGGATTGTACTATTAGGCAGGGCGGGCGTTATCACAAAGTTGTTAAACTCCCTTTTCGATGTCCAATTAGGCGGAATTTACGGGTTTTATGGAATCATGCTTGTATTTTCACTGAAGATGATCCCACTTGTGTACCTCTATGTTTCCGGGGCGCTCAAAAACATGGATAATTCATTGAATGAGGCAGCGGAAAGCCTTGGGTCTGTCGGCTTGACGAAAATCAGGCAGATTGTACTTCCTCTGATTTTGCCAACGATGTTGGCCACAGGCCTGCTTGTTTTTATGCGGGTATTGGCCGACTTTGGCACACCGATGTTAATTGGAGAAGGATATCGCACCTTGCCGGTTCTGATTTATAACTCATTCCTCGGCGAAGTTGGCCGGGATGAAGCGTTTGCAGCCGCGCTCAGTGTAACCATAGTTATATTTACAACAGTGGTCTTCCTGCTTCAGCAGTATATAGCCAATCGTAAAACCATAGAAATGTCAGCTATGCGTCCAATGGAGCCTCGTAAAGTTACCGGCTGGCGGAACATTGCTTCACATGCTTATGCCTATACATGTGTTTTCTTGGCTATCCTGCCGCTGTTTGTGGTTTTTATCAACTCATTTAGAAACACACGTGGAACAATATTTGTGGAAGGATTTTCCTTGAATAGCTACCAAAGAGCGTTTAGCGCTATGGGCAATGCTATCCAGAACACTTTTGTTTTCTCGTCGATTGCAATTGTCCTGATTGTCATCATCGGCGTAGTAATTGCTTATACCGCTGTGAGGCGGAAGAGCATGTTGACAAACGTGTTGGACACTATTACAATGTTCCCCTATATTATCCCCGGTTCTGTTCTCGGGATTTCATTGCTCCTTGCCTTTAATAATCGACCGTTTCTGCTTAGTGGCACATCGCTTATCATTATTGTTGCATACGTGATACGTAGACTGCCCTATACCATTCGCAGCAGTAGTGCTATCCTCAAGCAGATCAACCTCAGTGTTGAAGAAGCTTCTTTGAGCCTGGGCGCCAATCAATTTAAGACATTCTTCGGAGTAACGTTACCGATCATGTTCCCGGGAGTCCTGGCTGGAGCATTGATGAGCTGGATTACAATCATTAGTGAGTTAAGTGCATCAATCCTGCTTTATGTTGGAGGCACAAGAACAATGACGATTGCTATCTACACTGAAGTCATCAGGGGTAATTTCGGGGTTGCCAGTGCACTGTCAACCATCCTGATTACGTTTACAATTATTATCTTGCTGCTGTTCTTCAAGCTAACGGGTAAGCGGGAGATTAACCTCTAA
- a CDS encoding ABC transporter ATP-binding protein → MSVTIKINNAVKRYGNDTVIPDLSLTVKEGEFFTLLGPSGCGKTTLLRMIAGFNTIEGGEFYFNDKLINNLAPRVRNIGMVFQNYAIFPHMSTAKNVGFGLKQRKVKNPELSQRVDEILDVVQISNLKDRMPANMSGGQQQRIALARAIVIQPDVLLMDEPLSNLDAKLRVEMRSAIKQIQNQYKITTIYVTHDQEEALAMSDRIAVMQAGEIQQVGTPIEIYNRPANLFTATFIGQTNLLDGVLTSKTGDLLIRLHDGTMVRPAQLSSDSSEGQQVSVSVRPHGFKFAASGLRGKIVESTFLGSISKYTVELDNKQLVQVVNEAGEKILPAGEEVHLGFEANDANVFDVDTEVSLMKDVRLSETA, encoded by the coding sequence ATGAGTGTAACCATTAAAATTAACAATGCCGTTAAGCGTTATGGCAATGACACAGTTATTCCCGACTTATCATTAACAGTTAAAGAGGGCGAATTCTTTACCTTACTGGGACCCAGTGGTTGCGGAAAAACCACGCTTCTACGGATGATTGCCGGATTCAACACAATTGAAGGCGGAGAGTTTTACTTTAACGATAAATTAATCAACAATCTTGCTCCGCGGGTTCGCAATATCGGGATGGTTTTTCAAAACTACGCTATTTTCCCTCATATGAGCACTGCCAAGAATGTCGGTTTTGGCCTCAAACAAAGAAAAGTCAAAAACCCTGAACTCTCGCAGCGCGTTGACGAAATTCTCGACGTTGTGCAGATTTCCAATCTCAAGGACAGAATGCCCGCCAATATGAGCGGCGGACAGCAACAGCGTATCGCTCTGGCCAGGGCAATTGTTATTCAGCCTGATGTGCTTTTAATGGACGAACCCCTGTCCAACCTGGATGCTAAATTACGTGTAGAAATGCGTTCTGCAATTAAGCAGATTCAAAACCAATACAAGATAACTACCATTTATGTAACCCATGATCAAGAAGAGGCCCTGGCGATGTCTGATCGTATTGCAGTTATGCAGGCGGGTGAGATTCAGCAGGTGGGTACTCCAATTGAAATTTATAATCGCCCGGCTAATTTGTTTACCGCCACCTTTATCGGTCAAACCAATCTGCTTGACGGTGTGCTGACAAGTAAGACAGGAGATTTACTGATTCGTCTGCATGATGGAACAATGGTGCGTCCAGCACAGTTGAGCAGTGATTCTTCTGAGGGTCAACAGGTGTCTGTGAGCGTACGCCCGCACGGATTTAAGTTTGCAGCTTCGGGACTTAGGGGCAAAATTGTTGAAAGTACGTTCTTGGGGAGCATTAGCAAATATACTGTTGAATTAGATAACAAGCAATTGGTCCAGGTGGTAAATGAAGCAGGCGAAAAAATTCTACCGGCTGGTGAAGAAGTACACCTGGGTTTTGAGGCCAACGACGCTAACGTCTTTGATGTCGATACAGAAGTTTCCTTGATGAAGGATGTGCGGCTAAGTGAAACGGCTTAA
- a CDS encoding extracellular solute-binding protein, with product MKKLLTVLFALLIVTVAACSSDNGGESNKLVLYTSTADDNLAVMIPAFEEEYGIEVEVVTAGTGEIYSRIQAETNNPYADVTWIGEYYVVSDTSYFEEYVSPEDEFMGDFKNTSGYVTLTGYNVPVILYNKNLVDFEITSYEDLLHPDLFGKIAMGNAAASSSAYNHLENMLLAMGNGDPFDEAAWQYVEDFYRQLDGRIVDSSGTIHSGVVSGEYAVGMTWDTPAQTYLSEGIEHIGVVYMDEGVVPKTAGIAVIKDAKNMENAKRFADFMASEYGQSLLGTEVTGANPLRPGVDIADYKQDINEVKTIQITSEWSAEQQPDIIDRYTDLYLSIFE from the coding sequence GTGAAGAAACTACTGACTGTTTTATTTGCACTACTTATCGTTACCGTTGCTGCTTGTTCTTCCGATAATGGAGGGGAGAGCAATAAGCTGGTTCTTTACACCTCTACTGCTGATGACAACCTTGCTGTTATGATTCCTGCCTTCGAAGAGGAATATGGTATCGAGGTTGAAGTTGTAACTGCCGGTACAGGTGAAATCTATTCACGAATCCAGGCAGAGACTAACAACCCCTATGCAGATGTTACCTGGATCGGAGAATACTACGTGGTCAGCGATACTTCCTATTTCGAAGAGTATGTCTCCCCCGAAGACGAGTTCATGGGTGATTTTAAAAACACGTCCGGTTATGTGACTCTGACAGGGTATAATGTCCCGGTAATTCTCTATAACAAAAATTTAGTTGATTTTGAGATTACCAGTTATGAAGATTTGCTACATCCTGACCTGTTTGGAAAGATTGCCATGGGCAATGCTGCCGCTTCTTCCTCTGCCTATAACCATTTGGAAAATATGCTGCTGGCTATGGGCAATGGCGATCCGTTTGATGAGGCCGCCTGGCAGTATGTCGAGGACTTCTACCGACAGCTGGACGGAAGAATCGTTGATAGCTCCGGGACTATTCATTCTGGTGTTGTCTCCGGTGAATATGCCGTTGGTATGACTTGGGATACCCCCGCTCAAACCTATCTCTCAGAAGGAATCGAGCATATCGGCGTTGTGTATATGGATGAAGGGGTTGTTCCTAAAACCGCGGGAATTGCTGTAATCAAGGACGCCAAAAACATGGAAAACGCAAAACGGTTTGCCGATTTTATGGCCAGTGAATACGGACAATCTCTGCTTGGAACAGAAGTTACTGGCGCCAACCCGCTTCGGCCGGGTGTAGACATCGCTGACTATAAGCAGGACATCAATGAGGTCAAAACAATCCAGATTACCAGCGAATGGTCTGCGGAGCAACAGCCTGATATTATTGATCGCTACACCGATCTTTACCTTTCTATCTTTGAGTAG